The DNA sequence tattattattattattattattattattattttatttaatttattttatctaatgggattaataaattatattataaaaagataataataaatataatttacaaaaattacaattataaaaatatataatgtgaaacaaaaaattaataaaaaatataaataataaataataaaaaaaagttcatataaagagaaataataagaattttataaataatacaataatatgtataaaagataaagttagtaaaaaaaaataaatgttgaaTGTCAATGGCAAAAGCTCCTTAGTAAAACGTAGAAGCTGAAATTGTAAACGTGGTTTTGTGAACAAAATTACTTCTACGTTTATAGAGAAGAAAATTAACCAaaccaaaaaggaaaagtatagggtaccaacatattatctgtcaacttctgccaactcttatttataattgtgtttcatggaagtgtgttcgtagatgtgtctaataattaatatattttaaatacatatataaagagacacatccagaaaatatatctataaagacacttctattaaacacagctataaaaaagatatttttattagacacatccacgaacacacttctatgaaacacaattataaataagagttggcagaagttggcagatatgctattggtaacgtagcggaaccAAACCAAAAATTGAAACATTCAAGTTGTAAAGTGTTTTTTCTCTTTGCCAAACACACCCCTAATAATTCAACCGATAAATTAACTGTTTCATCCTTTACCACAAGGTGCGGTATTTCAAACAATAGAAACCTATTACATTCAACAACAAAAAGCTACAACATCTATGACCAATAAATAACAAAGAATTGAATTGCTTTCAAAGAAGAAAGACTATTAGATATAAAACGGTGGAAGAAGCATCCATCGGGAGCCTCAATTCTACAAATGAACCATGTTGTAATTAAGTTAACTGAGAGACTTGAGGTGGAATATCTGACATCTTGGAACGTAAGAACCCTGTTTTGAAGCCTGTTCAAACTTCTTGGTAGCAGCTTCATTTTCCTCTAAGTTAATTTGTTGGAAAAACTTAACCCACCAGGATGAACTCCTCATCTTAGCCTGAACCAAATGCAAATCCGTTAGTATTTGTTATCCATAATTTACAGCATTAAAATGTTTTACACAAACATTCAATCAGATCTATAAGTGATAATGATGCAGCAAGAAAACCGCAAATAACAATAAAATGTACTTACTGCTCTTCCAAATTTAGAAACATCTGCAACCTTAGCCTTTTGGTTGCCTGGAAGACCTATATTTACAAATATTATCATTTATCAGATATAGATGCCAACATGCTAATAAAAggtccataatattattttcttctaAGCTAAAAAATTCAAATACACAAACAATTCCACCAAGAAAGACTAAAATGTATGATTTTTCATATATGCTAAATATTATACAGGACACTATCTTCAACATATAAACAACTCTGAAGATAACATATTCTACTTTTAGAGCTAAGTTACTTAATTCTGTTTTAACAGAAAAGGAATTTTGACAAATACAAACTAGTTAAGTGCACTTACCAGTAAATATAGCAATGCCATCTCCTGATACCCTTGCTAAATCTGGAAGAGTCTTGTTAAGGTATCTAGGAGACAAGAAATCAAGGGCATCTGAAACAATTACAAGAGAGAAAGATTTTGGCCTGTATGGAAGAGGGAACTTGATATCGGCCACGCGAACAATGCCTCTGCGGATTAGTCCTTTGCAATTACTATCAGCATCCTCTATGTCATATGGTTCTACACCCCAGGCTTCAGTTTCTTCCTCTTTCAGCAATTTAGATACCACATAGCAAGTATCAGGTCCAACATGTAATACTTTATGTAGGTTGTCCCCATATGCTTTCTGCAAAATCGGAATTGCTCGTTGGACCTCATCAGTACATAAATACTCACCTGCATTTGGAAAAAAAATATGTGTCATTTCAAAATAgaagtgaaaaaaaattagagtaGCAAAGATTACTGAGTTCATCCACATGATTCTTCCTTAGGGTATAATAACAATGCTATTATCATAAAACAGGACTACTACAAAAACAAAATGCAGATCACTGAAGCAACCCAATGCATAGCACATTAGGAGAAACACTTGGTTACATGAAATCCAGATAAGGCCATCAACTTAGGTAACATCTTTATACTGTTCATATTAAGTATGAAATAATCAACTATAATTAATCTCTTATGCACTAAACCAGAAACAATTGTCTTAGTTGAAACTAACAAAAGGAAACTGCTATCCTAAAACAATTGCTAACTAGAGTGATGCACTTCTTAAAGCATAATGAGTTTGTAAAAAAGTTAATGAAATGATATTGAGTTAAGAGACATTCATCAATGGGCAGGACGTAACCTTAAGTGGTCCTTAACTATGAAAATGTTTAGTTTTCCGCAAAGGTCACACAACcaataataaaaggaaaaagaaaaatcatatgCGACACATTTAATGGCTATGTACATACTAAAATCAGCTATCAAAATCAGCCAcatacaaatacacattgaaaataaattaaactacacatgtaagaggaatgctagggggccagcaacttttgtgatttgtagccatcaaatagccatcaataatggttttaatggtgtgagattggtgtgagatttcatccaatggcttacttttctttgctggttacatgctggttagaatttaacaaagttgctggccctcTAGACTTTTCccttatacacaaatacattggtgactgattttggtGTATGAATAGCATTTTTGTATGTTCAAtggcttagaagaaaaaggagaaaaagaaacaaCAGTTATTACCTTCGACTCTGTTAACAGACTCTAAACGGCTACCAGATCCACCTATAGAAGGAGAAAGAAATGTAGCTTATAGTAACTGCCATATGCgcataaaataggaaagcaataTCTGTATTGAAGTGAGAAACAAACCTGAGCCCTTGTGTAAATAGAAAACGAGAAAAAGACCTCCCTACACAAGTTACAAAAACAATAgctattaaaagaaaaagaaaagaaacaaattatatatatatatacatataacctCCATCACTACGCTAATGTAATTACCACTTACCAGGACTATGAGGCCAACCGACAAAACTGGCGAAGACTTTGATTTGGAAGATGAAAACAATCCACTTCCGCGAGATGGATTCACCGGTCTCCGCGACATCTCTTTCTGAAGATAATATCAACTCAGAGTTCTGAATGTTTAATCGGTAATCTGCAAAAGACGCAGATCAGGTGCGTATAGAAATAGAAGCGTGCGTGGCAACTACgtcaaaaagaatgaaaataaataagtgaTTGAAGGTTGCATTACACAGCTCCATAGGAAGCTGGTTCATTATTATTATGGATCCGTACAAGGGTGTCATCTTACCAGCTAACCCTGTTGCGGGACGTGCATTATTATGCCAAACGCTTTCAGTCTCAGAAGCAGAGCCTTGGAAGTTAGATCTCAATTTAGCGCGTTTTGTCTGTCCTCTCCAAACACACTCGCAATTTAGAGAATGCTATATGACATTGAGAATTAGTGAATGAGTTGGTATTCacttcaatataatttttttattattttatattgatatttttaatatgaaaataaatttatacaGTACAAGAATATCctttttatcaattatttaatttagtttttatacattataaacataaaataattttatgcagataattaattatatttttatgttaataaaataattcatttttaattaattaattaaaattttatctaaatacataaatttaattgaatgaatgtgtaaaattttaaaattaaactattatttttaatataaaaataaaatatttacaacacAAAAGTTGTACAGAAAAATAatgtatgtaatttttttttattgttctgcTATGCTTTACCAAAGGAGCGCACATTACATTatacactttattttttttttttttttattattattattattattattatagttcgAACGCACTTAAAAATAGGTGATACACTGATACTTCAATTGTCGCTTGTCGGTTGTTAGGTGCtttgtactcttttttttttgtcaggagGTGCTTTGTACTTATAAGTTGTAACAAGTAAGTATCTACTAGCCAACAATGCCCAACCATTGGATTTATATATGGGCTTTATGTGGGCCTCCCTTGATTCGTTAAGCTATTCATCTCGGCCCAATAGTTGTGGCCCCAAAAACAACAATGAAGAGAGGTAATAGAAGGTAGGGTTGAAAGTGAGTCAAGCCAACTCATGAGCTAGCTTGAACTCGACTCATTAATAGTTCAATAAGTTAAACTCGTGAACTGGTAAGTCGAGCTTGAACttgaaattgagctcataaattaaatgagccgagtTTGAGCTTGGATAAGCTTAACTCATTAACTCGTGAGttggctcgattatatatataatattaaaagtatagattaaatgcatatagaatatgcgtattaataatttaatatatatataattttaatagtaattttttatagtcattttttatatataattttaatgtaggacataaataaatttataatggaTAGATAGAccatatataaaatttatctttttttaatattttttaatatatatatatatatatatatataagttataatttattgatatagaattttaGATTATATTCCTATTATTTGAGCCTACTCGTGAGctcgagccagctcgtgagctttcgTTGAGCTGAGCTTGAGCTTGCAAAATAGGCTTGATTGTTAATGAGTCAAGTCGTGAGCCAAGCTTAATTTTCGTGAGCCGAATTTGAGCTTAGTTTAGCTCGGCTCAGCTCGGCTCACTTTCAGCCCTACTAGAAGGTGAAAATTTATTGATCGCGATGCGAAGTAACTTCATGTAGGGTATTCGCAGTGCGGTTTAAATTCGTTTTGAGTTAAAAATTCATCCGATCTAAACACTAATTTTATTTGTGGTGCTGGATTGGATGATTCAATTTCAAGCGGTTTGAATTAGATTAAATTTgcggttttataaattaaaaaattaaatatatataataaaattataaattaattaaaaaatcaaccATAATAtaacataacaataaaaataaaattataaattagttaaaataaataaataaaaaatattttaaatataaaatatttattaaataataataatatataaataatataaaaatatataataaattgaacatattataaatataattgtaaatataataataaaataaaaatattataacatattgtacaatttaaattgaattggattaattataaaaaataaatctaaaatttaattcaattacaaaataaaatccaatcaaatttaaattagtgcCGTTTTAATTGATTTTCTATCTGAATTAAATTGAACCACCGATTTAATTTAAATCTGGTTGGAGTTGAAATTGAACACCCCTATCTTCTTGGGCTCATCCGTTAAAAGAGTAGGTGAAACTAAAAGAGGTTTTGCAAGTTTGAACTGCAATTTTACAAGTCGgtgaaagaaagagagaagaataaAAGCGAGCGAAGATAGCAGAGAAGGatatgtggaagaagaagaatcgTTGATCGGAAGGAAGAGAGATGAAGGAGGAAGCAGGGAAAGACAAAGACAAAGGCGAAGAAGGTCCCAAGCTTTGGGGAATTTTCCTATTCGCCCTAATTGGCGCCACCGCCACTACTTTTGCCGTGAGTTTTCCGCATTCCTCTCTCCCTCTTCCAATTTCAACTGTGCCCCTATGTTTTCCTTTTTCGCAATCGATCTTAGGTTTAGATTCAGTTGAGTGTGTTCCTTTACTTGTTCCTCGTGATGCTTGTGGCCTTAGAGATGTGGATTTGGATAATTCTGTTTTGCGAAACGTTTCGATGTTTGGTGTTATCGTTTTGCATGATGGTTGAAGAGTTATTTTGCAGGTTGGTCAGCTGCGGAGGACTGTTGATTGGTTCTATTTGCAGGTATTTAGCTCGTTTGTATTTCGTTACTTTGTAGAGATAAACTTGTTGCTGCATCAGTTTACTAGAGTGAAGATAAATGCATTTTGATGTTTGATTGTACATTATAATGATTGGATGAGTTATTGCCTTATTGGCGAATCAATTCGTTTTTCCTACTGCAAAAAAGCTTGTTCATCTGTGTTGTATCCCtccatataaaaataaatgattctttgactaaattaatacATTTGAAAATTAACATATAAGGATGCAATTTTCAAATACTCTTCTCAgtttattcaaagaaaaagttaTTTCGAAACAGAGGAAGCATTAAATTGTGCATTTGTCTTTGTATTTTAGATTATTTGGTTGTACTTGTACTAGGaccttaggattttattttattccacACTGAAACTGATCTTGTATGCTTTTGATCCCTTTGTTGTAGTGGTCCAGGTCACAATCGTCAGGGAAAGGAAGGAGTGGCGGTTCTTTCCGAACAGCGTTTCAGGAAGAAGCATGGAGGAGACACAATAAACGGATGCAAGAAGAGTATGAGGAGGAGATGGAAAGAGTGGTGAGTTGTTTTTCTTTCATACTCAAGTTCTCCTTCTGTATAAACTGCGCTTTGTCTTGTTCAAATTTGAGATATtaagatatttattttataaaaaatgtttAGTCTGAGTCACAATAATTTGTG is a window from the Arachis hypogaea cultivar Tifrunner chromosome 17, arahy.Tifrunner.gnm2.J5K5, whole genome shotgun sequence genome containing:
- the LOC112764763 gene encoding probable pectin methylesterase CGR3 → MSRRPVNPSRGSGLFSSSKSKSSPVLSVGLIVLGGLFLVFYLHKGSGGSGSRLESVNRVEGEYLCTDEVQRAIPILQKAYGDNLHKVLHVGPDTCYVVSKLLKEEETEAWGVEPYDIEDADSNCKGLIRRGIVRVADIKFPLPYRPKSFSLVIVSDALDFLSPRYLNKTLPDLARVSGDGIAIFTGLPGNQKAKVADVSKFGRAAKMRSSSWWVKFFQQINLEENEAATKKFEQASKQGSYVPRCQIFHLKSLS